Genomic DNA from bacterium:
TCTGCGGCCCGCGGCGGCCGCATGGAATTTTTCTCCGCCGCACCCCCTTCGCTGACCGGCACCTCCTCTCCCGGGGCGGTTTGCGGCGACTTGCTTTCCTCGCAATGACTTTTCGGACAGGGGCCGCCCGGCTTTAGCGCCAATTCCGCGATCGGCCCGAATTTGGCGGGGCGGCCGGGGAGGTTCCGGCTCGGGGGCGGACGGAGCGTCCGCCGCGGGACAAAAAAAACGGGCACCCTGCGGAGGCCGATCCTCCGAGGGCGCCCACTGGAGGTCCACGGTTGGCCGCGGACGTTTCCTTTGCGGCAGTCTGGCGCGATGCTCCCTGCGCCGCCGCGCGTCGGCGCGGCGCTGCCTTCAAGCGCTCATCCTGACGGGCGTCATCCCTGCGCCTCGTCGGGCGGGCGTCCGCGCCCTCGTCCCCCCGCGGCGTCTCATGGCCGCGGAACCTGAACCGGGCGCGTCGATCCTAAGCCGCTATTTTAGCAGGCTCAGGACGCTCTGCGACGTCGAGTTGGCCTGCGAAAGGGCGGCCAATCCGGTCTGGTTGAGCACTTGGTACTTCGTCAGGTTGACGATTTCCTCCGCCGTGTTGGCGTCGCGGATCTGGCTTTCCGCGGCCGACAGGTTTTCGGACTGCGTCGAGATGACCGCGATCGTGTGCTCGAGGCGGTTGTAGTAAGCGCCAAGGTCGCCCCGGTTCCTCGACACCGTGTCGACGGCCGACTGGATCTGCACCAGCTCGTCCCGCGCGGTGATCTTGGCGGTGAGGGCGTCCTGGGTCAGGCCGAGGCCGCTGGCGGTCACGCCCGAGGTCGAGATGTGGATGCGGTCGTTCGTCCCCGATCCGAGGCCGATCTGGACGTCGAGCGACGCCCCGGCGCCGGAGAGGAGCGCGAGTCCGTTGAACTGGACCGTGCCGGCGATGCGGTCGATTTCCTGCAGGATCTGCGTGTATTCGCTGTTGATCGAGATCTTCGACGTCGTGTTGTCGCCGCCGCTCGTGTCCGACGCGGCCTGTTCGGCCAGCGTCATCGCGCGGTGCAGGAGGTTGCCGATTTCCTGCAGCCCGGCATCCGCGCAATTGATCACGCTGATCCCGTCGTTGGCGTTGCGGACGGCCTGGTTCAGCCCCTGGATGTCGGCGTGCAGGTTTTCGGCGATGGCGAGGCCCGCCGCGTCGTCCTTGGCGCCGTTGATCCGGAGGCCCGACGACAACCGATTGATCGTCGTCTGCAGCGACCGCTCCGTCTTGGTCAGTTGGTTCTGCGCGTTGAGCGCACCGATGTTGGTGACGACTGAGAATGCCATTTCCGTGTCCCTCCAGTTTTCGCGTTGGGCTCCGGGCTCCTCCATGGCTCCGTGCCGCCCATCTCGCGATGCACCCTACCTTTCGGCCGGGGGTGTCTGATCTTTAGACCCGGTGTCTAAGATTTTCATTGCACCCCCAAAAAGCAAGGTTCATGTTGTCCTTGACCAAAATTAAGGGGTTTGGGAAGGACCATGGCAGGGCGAATCGACAGATCGGCGCAACGGCGCTGTTCAGAAATTGGTCGCCCCTCCCGTCCGGAGGCGGCGCGGAACGAGCTGCAGCCCGCCTTCGACACGTCCGTTCTCTTCCGCCGTTTCGCGGAACTCCTCGATCTCGGCGAGTTGGAAGACGCGATCGTCGCGGAGCTG
This window encodes:
- a CDS encoding flagellin FliC; the protein is MAFSVVTNIGALNAQNQLTKTERSLQTTINRLSSGLRINGAKDDAAGLAIAENLHADIQGLNQAVRNANDGISVINCADAGLQEIGNLLHRAMTLAEQAASDTSGGDNTTSKISINSEYTQILQEIDRIAGTVQFNGLALLSGAGASLDVQIGLGSGTNDRIHISTSGVTASGLGLTQDALTAKITARDELVQIQSAVDTVSRNRGDLGAYYNRLEHTIAVISTQSENLSAAESQIRDANTAEEIVNLTKYQVLNQTGLAALSQANSTSQSVLSLLK